The sequence CGGAGTATGGGAGTTGTTTATTCCGGGTGTTGGTGAAGGCGAGCTTTACAAATATGAAATAAAGACACCTCACAACGAAATTTACATCAAAGCCGACCCCTATGCTTTTTATTCGGAACTTCGGCCAAATACAGCTTCCATCGTGTATGATATTGAAGGATATGAATGGCATGACGCAGACTGGATGCGTGAAAGAGACAGCAGCAATTCCTTTGACAAGCCCATATCCATATACGAAGTGCATCTTGGCTCATGGAAAAGAGTCTCCAACGATGAAAACGGCTTTTACTCATACAGGGAACTTGCAGATATGCTGGTAGAGTATGTGAAATACATGGGTTACACCCATATTGAACTTCTGCCGATTGCAGAACATCCTTTTGACGGTTCGTGGGGATACCAGGTTACAGGATATTATGCAGCAACCAGCAGATACGGACAGCCAAAAGATTTTATGTATTTTGTGGACAAATGCCACCAAAACGGCATAGGAGTTATAATCGACTGGGTACCGGCTCATTTTCCCAAAGACGGCCACGGTCTGGCAAGATTTGACGGCACAGCCCTGTATGAGCATTACGACCCCAAACAAGGCGAGCATCCTGACTGGGGAACTCATATATTCAATTACGGAAGAAATGAAGTTAAAAACTTCTTAATTGCCAATGCCATGTTCTGGTTCGATAAATACCATATTGACGGACTTAGGGTTGACGCAGTGGCATCCATGCTCTATCTGGATTACGGCAAAAAGGACGGGGAATGGATACCCAATCGCTGGGGAGGAAAAGAAAACGTCGACGCCATTGAGTTTATGAGGCAGCTGAATTCAACCGTGTTCCAATACTTCCCCGGTGTTATGATGATCGCTGAGGAATCCACAGCCTGGGCTTTAGTAACCAAACCTCCTTACACAGGTGGTCTTGGCTTCTCGTACAAATGGAACATGGGCTGGATGAACGACTTTTTGCGCTATATGAGTATGGACTCGGTATACAGAAAGTACCATCAAAATCTTATAACCTTCTCCCTGATGTACGCTTTCTCGGAAAACTTTATACTTGTACTCTCCCATGACGAAGTAGTACACGGCAAATGCTCCATGATAAACAAAATGCCGGGAGATTACTGGCAAAAGTTTGCGGGCCTGCGTGCAAGCTACGGTTACCTGTACGGCCATCCCGGCAAGAAACTTCTTTTCATGGGGGGAGAATTTGCACAGTTTATTGAATGGAACTACAAGCAAAGCCTTGACTGGTTCCTGCTGGATTATGACATGCATAAGAAAATGCAGGATTATGTACGGGACCTCAACAAGCTTTACAGAAGCGAAAAAGCACTGTATGAAGTTGATTTCCATTATGATGGCTTTGAATGGATAGATTGCAACGATACGGAACACAGCATTATTTCCTTTATGAGAAAGGGCAAGGACTGGCATAATTCTCTCATATTTGTGTGCAACTTCACTCCCGTGCCCCATGAAGACTACCGCATTGGTTCGCCTTTTAACACCACTTATGATGAGATTTTCAACAGCGACTGGGAAAAATACGGCGGAAGCAATGTCGGAAACTTCGAGCCTATTAAGGCTGAAGAGATAAGCATGCACAACAAACCTTATTCCATGAGGCTTCGCATTCCGCCGCTTGCAACAATTGTGCTAAAGCCAAGGTTTGACAGGAAGGATTAACTCTAATTAATTGCCACTTTGACCGGGCTTCTCAACCAGGTTGAAGTGGCAATTATAATATCACGAAGCCATCATGATATTATATTCATGATATTATATTTAAGTTCAAAAATTCCATAAGTTTTATAGTTAAAAATGCTTTCTGAAACTATTGTATATTCTTAGAAAAACTTGGTTTTTATTGCACAACTAAACTTTGTATGGTAATATTAAAAGTAAATATTTATATGCTTAGTAAAAATATTTCGCAATTAGAAATAGAATTATAGAGTAAGCAATAAGTAAAGGAGTTTAATTATATGAGAAACATACTGGCAACTATATTGCTTGTGGTTATGTTGTTCCTTGTTGCCTGTACCGGAAATAATAATCAATTAGTCAGTCAATCCGAACTTGTTCCTGAGAATACACCTGTTGATGGCAATCAAATAAAAGCGCCTGAAGAAACTTTGTCCAGTGACAGCATGTATTCTGATTACAATGGAAAAAATATCAAGTTTCGTTTCCCAAAAACATGGGAAATGACAGAATATCAAGCAGATTATGAGTATTTTATAAGATTTAATCTCCCTACAAAAAACAAAAACAGAGCTCCAAATCAAGTCACTATCGTAATAAGTGATATGGCTGAAAAAAGTAAAAATTTTGACTATCAAAATAAAAATATATTTGAGCAGTACATTGAAAATGACAACACCATGGATATTAGTAATATCACGGTGGATGGATGTAATGGTTATAAAGCAGTATCTATAGAAAGCGAAACGCTATATATTTCTTTCGAAAAAGGGGATTTACGATACGATCTTATTTTTATGTCAGATGAAGGTGAATTCCTGGAACTACTGCCGGAAGTTGAATCAATGATAAGCTCCATCAGTACATATTAAAAAGTCCAGTTCTCGCAAGTAACTGCTATAAGGAAGGATATTTCGCTGTTAAGCAAGAAGCTCAAAAGAGGTAAAATAAAGATAGTTCGTACAAAGATGCATTGATATTCATGCTGATGCCTGATATTATTAAATTTGCTGCCATAATTGTCTCTTCGGTATTTTATGTTGAGGTATCGTTTATTACCGTCCATATCTCAGCTTTACAATATCCGATATATTACATATCACATATTTTGGTTTTTCAATTGTATTGATAACATCTCCTCTGTAAAAGATTTTATGAAATTTTAAAGGAAGAAAATTCCCTTGGGTATAGGGAAAAGGAAGAGGCGACAAGAAAAGGTTTTCTGCTCTTATCGCCTCAACTGTCAAAATGTTTTTCTTTTTGCATCTATAGCTGCTAATTTTAAAGCAATTTTTTTAGTTCGGAACTTGATTTATAAAGTAGTTATGACACGGAGTATATATCTTTTTAATAAAGCAAGGTCGGTGGAATCCACTCTGCCGTCTCTGTTTGTATCCGCATTTAAAAGCTGTTTTTCCGTAAGCCGGATACTGCGGAGCAAATGCCTTTTTAGCATCTGAAGGTCTGTTGAGTTTATATTTCCGTCATCGTTTATATCGCCCAAATGCACATCATCATTCTCCTCACCGGCCGGTGTACCGAAAAACTGCAGCTCTGCAATATTTCCATTACTGCCGTCCGGGGACAAATAGCGGACATAGCGGAAGCCGGTTGGATTGTCTACATCCACCGAAGTTAACGTACCGGAGCCTGGTAGTGAGGTAATGGTAAACAGCGTCACTGCATCGCTGAAATCTTCTTTATTTGCCCCCTGAAAAATTCCCCCTATCATGCGCTGTTCATAGCCGGAACGCGGGCAGAATTTAATTTGTGTAATGACATTCCTCACACCTTCCCCAAAATCCAGTCCCAGCCAGCAGCCGTTTGCTGTAGGACCGTCAAAAAACGTGTTCAGGTCACCGTCAAAAGCTTTGTGAATTGTGTTCCCAATGTTATTCCACGAACCTTGGGTTCCAATAACGGTACCCGTAAGTTTAGGATATTGCAGTATCGCTTCCGCACTGTTGAGGGTTTCCACTCCATTGCTTACCGCACTTACCACATAATAGTATTTAGTACCCGTTGCCACACCGGTGTCGGTATAGTTTGTCGATGTGATATTGGTGGCAATAGTTGTATACGGACCACCGCTTTTGGTGGAACGTTTAACATTGTAAGAGTTCGCACCCGGAGCGGCATTCCATGTCAAATTGGCCGTATTGCCGGAAGAATCAAGTACCGCACTTAGCCCTGTCGGAAACGCGGGAGCGGAAACCGGAAGTATTGCCCACTGCTGATTGGCTCCACCATGAAAAGCCTTTCCCTCTATCTTGCTCGGATCACCTGAGGATATTTGCAGGTTTGTACCGTCACCGACAAGTACGATTCTGTAGTAACCGTCACCCGTAGGACTGATAATAAAACACGTACTGGAGCCTGTTCCCCACCATCCGACAGTTCCAAAACCCATCCACCAGTTCCAGTTCCAGCCTCTGCCTGCGGATGAAATTCTGTATTGGCCGCCGCCAATGTGCTGAATCTTCCAGTGCTGTTCCGTGATTCCTTTGTAATCGGCGGTTATTATGCTGTTGTTGCCGGTTACTTCCTGCAATGTCTTTCCATTTGCGCGGTTCAAAAACTTATATGTTCCGTCGGGAATGGTTCCTGTTGATATCGGAGAAAGTTCAATCCAATTCAAATTGAACCCTCCGGACAAAGCATTGATACGTAATTTTTGCAGGCCGGCTCCAAGAAACACCTGCCTTGTGGCTGTAGTCCAAGTCTGAAAACCTCCGGTAGCAGGCAGTTCCCAAACTCCGGTCTTGTCCTGGTTTCCGAAACTCACCTGTACTCTGCTGCCGCTGATGCCTGCCACACGGAGCGACAAGTTATAGTATCCGGGAT comes from Acetivibrio thermocellus ATCC 27405 and encodes:
- the glgB gene encoding 1,4-alpha-glucan branching protein GlgB, with the translated sequence MNTTANIDEVYKVINAEHHDPFSVLGMHRLESENAMVVRAYLPNAKEIEVVELSKNNTYPMEKIDERGFFEVVIKDRNDFFKYNLRATDYVGNTFTFYDPYCFMPVISDYDLYLFNEGNHHKIYEKLGTHRMTIDGVEGTLFAVWAPCAKRVSVVGNFNQWDGRRHQMRVRGSSGVWELFIPGVGEGELYKYEIKTPHNEIYIKADPYAFYSELRPNTASIVYDIEGYEWHDADWMRERDSSNSFDKPISIYEVHLGSWKRVSNDENGFYSYRELADMLVEYVKYMGYTHIELLPIAEHPFDGSWGYQVTGYYAATSRYGQPKDFMYFVDKCHQNGIGVIIDWVPAHFPKDGHGLARFDGTALYEHYDPKQGEHPDWGTHIFNYGRNEVKNFLIANAMFWFDKYHIDGLRVDAVASMLYLDYGKKDGEWIPNRWGGKENVDAIEFMRQLNSTVFQYFPGVMMIAEESTAWALVTKPPYTGGLGFSYKWNMGWMNDFLRYMSMDSVYRKYHQNLITFSLMYAFSENFILVLSHDEVVHGKCSMINKMPGDYWQKFAGLRASYGYLYGHPGKKLLFMGGEFAQFIEWNYKQSLDWFLLDYDMHKKMQDYVRDLNKLYRSEKALYEVDFHYDGFEWIDCNDTEHSIISFMRKGKDWHNSLIFVCNFTPVPHEDYRIGSPFNTTYDEIFNSDWEKYGGSNVGNFEPIKAEEISMHNKPYSMRLRIPPLATIVLKPRFDRKD
- a CDS encoding PsbP-related protein, producing MRNILATILLVVMLFLVACTGNNNQLVSQSELVPENTPVDGNQIKAPEETLSSDSMYSDYNGKNIKFRFPKTWEMTEYQADYEYFIRFNLPTKNKNRAPNQVTIVISDMAEKSKNFDYQNKNIFEQYIENDNTMDISNITVDGCNGYKAVSIESETLYISFEKGDLRYDLIFMSDEGEFLELLPEVESMISSISTY
- a CDS encoding carbohydrate-binding protein, whose translation is MGASIKTSIKIRTVAFVSIIAIALSILSFIPNRAYASPQRGRPRLNAARTTFVGDNGQPLRGPYTSTEWTAAAPYDQIARVKELGFNAVHLYAECFDPRYPAPGSKAPGYAVNEIDKIVERTRELGLYLVITIGNGANNGNHNAQWARDFWKFYAPRYAKETHVLYEIHNEPVAWGPPYSSSTANPPGAVDMEIDVYRIIRTYAPETPVLLFSYAVFGGKGGAAEALKDIRAFNKAVFGNENAVWTNEAVAFHGYAGWQETTIAVEELLKAGYPCFMTEYAGGAWGSGMGGLDVELTYELERLGVSWLTFQYIPPTGVSDDVTKPEYFSALVENSGLSWTPDYGNWPAARGVYGNGGLARETATWINNFLTGTTRIEAEDFDWGGNGVSYYDTDSVNVGGQYRPDEGVDIEKTSDTGGGYNVGWISEGEWLEYTIRVRNPGYYNLSLRVAGISGSRVQVSFGNQDKTGVWELPATGGFQTWTTATRQVFLGAGLQKLRINALSGGFNLNWIELSPISTGTIPDGTYKFLNRANGKTLQEVTGNNSIITADYKGITEQHWKIQHIGGGQYRISSAGRGWNWNWWMGFGTVGWWGTGSSTCFIISPTGDGYYRIVLVGDGTNLQISSGDPSKIEGKAFHGGANQQWAILPVSAPAFPTGLSAVLDSSGNTANLTWNAAPGANSYNVKRSTKSGGPYTTIATNITSTNYTDTGVATGTKYYYVVSAVSNGVETLNSAEAILQYPKLTGTVIGTQGSWNNIGNTIHKAFDGDLNTFFDGPTANGCWLGLDFGEGVRNVITQIKFCPRSGYEQRMIGGIFQGANKEDFSDAVTLFTITSLPGSGTLTSVDVDNPTGFRYVRYLSPDGSNGNIAELQFFGTPAGEENDDVHLGDINDDGNINSTDLQMLKRHLLRSIRLTEKQLLNADTNRDGRVDSTDLALLKRYILRVITTL